The following proteins are encoded in a genomic region of Necator americanus strain Aroian chromosome II, whole genome shotgun sequence:
- a CDS encoding hypothetical protein (NECATOR_CHRII.G6143.T1): MKLKRPELWSLLVLVVGITIGTVGTTLAIIFGVQKSESCTCNNVNAELFSVQTGIQKSYMQWNDSFNNPYSLQYQAAVQNLSTTLTLALTSPRDKSFQKMSIASVSLGTRASVQVAQLRKGRDNTVVCFAYGVVYGNEDVDALPSYSTIQSELDSTSNVVAEAKVDNVSSDNNNPCNVINPSTATTLLATSASSLKTDSTPHHRASSFVTQKSLTSQEITTTLSSTRFATSFKPTSSSSSTQGAPTDVAKSSTPHPTSPSIQVSTQTTRIISESPTFSTASMSTKEYSVPFSSTNSNAATTQRLTSTVKPSKITTQMLTRSVSALMSSTTTKIPSSHSQASTISAESATSETSGIPSVSTNQAKTSQIASTVVTMFTQSTLPTTTSSAFSKSLSTVLYLSTSATTILTTGKETQHTTISATTPHTSFSPKISTMPETTRISTLNPRTTTTKTTLYSTPDTYTITSPPSSPAINTDITVASTATSSSTIATVSSMETTKGTSPVVVTSQSSPDITYSTTQSSTSIRPETFTTSRIFSSITQTSSEAATSPSTTVPSTPISSTAWMTTTPCRGEYKFNGDIAMAFELTTNTDKQDVETLVKTLLTYTKNPYSFVPDVVTGVAPSGYILAPYPDTTHYNPPSNYDALSHRAVKFINERNS, encoded by the exons ATGAAATTAAAACGACCGGAGTTATGGTCACTCCTAGTATTGGTGGTGGGAATCACCATTGGAACTGTCGGAACAACACTCGCGATAATCTTCGGCGTTCAAA AATCAGAGTCTTGCACTTGTAACAATGTCAACGCAGAATTATTCAGCGTCCAGACAGGAATTCAG AAAAGTTACATGCAATGGAACGACAGCTTCAACAATCCTTATTCATTACAATACCAAGCTGCCGTCCAAAATCTTTCCACAACG CTCACATTGGCGCTTACTTCACCTCGTGATAAATCATTCCAAAAGATGTCAATTGCTTCGGTGTCTTTGGGTACAAGAGCTTCGGTTCAAGTTGCCCAACTGCG GAAAGGGAGGGACAACACAGTTGTTTGCTTCGCTTATGGTGTTGTGTACGGCAATGAGGACGTCGATGCACTACCTTCTTACAGCACTATCCAATCAGAACTGGATAGCACTTCGAATGTGGTGGCCGAAGCCAAAGTCGATAACGTTTCGA GTGACAATAATAATCCATGCAATGTTATCAATCCATCCACAGCAACGACGTTGTTAGCAACTTCAGCCTCAAGTTTAAAGACTGACTCTACTCCTCATCATCGCGCTTCTTCATTCGTGACTCAGAAATCTTTGACTTCGCAGGAGATAACAACGACATTATCCTCAACTAGATTTGCGACATCTTTCAAGCCAACATCATCGAGCAGTTCCACTCAGGGAGCTCCAACGGATGTAGCCAAATCTTCAACGCCTCATCCTACCTCTCCGAGTATTCAAGTGTCAACACAGACGACAAGAATCATTTCAGAATCGCCAACTTTTTCCACAGCAAGCATGTCTACAAAGGAATACTCTGTTCCCTTCTCATCCACCAATAGCAACGCTGCAACAACACAGCGGTTAACGAGTACTGTAAAACCATCTAAGATTACAACACAGATGTTAACTAGAAGTGTTTCTGCACTTATGAGCTCCACTACTACTAAGATACCTTCATCTCATTCTCAAGCCTCAACAATTAGTGCAGAATCAGCAACCTCTGAGACATCAGGCATCCCATCAGTTAGCACAAACCAGGCGAAAACTTCCCAAATTGCTTCCACGGTGGTTACAATGTTCACCCAAAGTACATTACCAACTACAACGTCTTCTGCTTTTTCGAAGAGCCTTTCAACCGTCCTTTACCTTTCGACTTCTGCTACGACGATATTAACCACAGGAAAGGAAACACAGCACACAACCATCAGTGCAACAACGCCGCATACTTCATTTTCCCCAAAGATATCGACGATGCCAGAAACCACACGAATTTCCACCTTGAATCCGCGTACTACAACCACTAAAACAACTTTGTACAGCACTCCAGATACTTATACCATAACTTCTCCGCCATCGTCTCCCGCTATAAACACGGATATCACCGTAGCTTCTACTGCAACATCTTCTTCAACGATTGCAACAGTATCCTCTATGGAGACAACGAAAGGAACATCTCCAGTCGTTGTGACATCACAGTCATCACCTGATATCACCTATAGTACTACACAGAGTTCCACATCGATTCGCCCAGAAACATTCACCACATCACGGATTTTTTCCTCGATAACTCAGACCTCTAGTGAGGCGGCAACTTCTCCATCCACTACAGTACCAAGCACCCCAATAAGTTCAACAGCATGGATGACGACGACACCCTGCAGAGGAGAATACAAATTCAATGGCGATATTGCAATGGCCTTCGAACTTACGACAAATACTGACAAACAG GATGTGGAAACACTAGTAAAAACTTTGCTCACCTATACGAAGAATCCATACAG ctttGTTCCAGATGTCGTTACTGGTGTTGCCCCTAGCGGCTATATTTTAGCTCCATATCCGGATACAACTCATTACAATCCTCCTAGTAATTACGACGCATTAAG